A region of Maridesulfovibrio sp. DNA encodes the following proteins:
- a CDS encoding helix-turn-helix domain-containing protein yields MKSVAVLAYDDCLVSAVSGVLEILSIASSLARESSGRECFTGLDIVSPEGGSVTGYVGIPLQVCGSILDVRPDILVLPPVFGEIEPLLANSSLMQCIADLGKQGTILASACAGSFLMARAGVLDGKPATTHWKLAPDFSSRFEHVDLQVRRMLIDGGSYICAGGAMAWQDLALHIVARFMGRDAAADCAKMLVMDSTRDVQTPYFMFENKVCNKGFADMEINRVQEWMQDNYSSEISSGVLAEKAQLGERTLLRRFKRATGMTPNNYLQQLRIEAARHLLEVSSTSVDEITVLVGYDNPSSFRRLFKKMTGLSPREYRSRFSRMK; encoded by the coding sequence ATGAAAAGTGTTGCTGTTCTCGCTTATGACGATTGTCTGGTCAGTGCTGTTTCCGGAGTGTTGGAGATCCTGAGTATTGCCAGTTCACTGGCCAGAGAGTCTTCAGGAAGGGAATGCTTTACTGGTTTGGATATAGTCAGCCCGGAAGGCGGGAGCGTGACCGGATATGTCGGGATACCCCTACAGGTCTGCGGGAGCATACTCGATGTGCGGCCTGATATACTTGTACTGCCTCCTGTTTTCGGAGAGATAGAGCCGTTATTGGCTAATAGTTCGCTTATGCAATGTATTGCGGACTTGGGGAAGCAGGGAACTATTCTGGCCTCGGCTTGTGCGGGATCTTTCCTAATGGCTCGGGCCGGAGTGCTGGATGGAAAACCTGCTACCACCCACTGGAAGCTGGCTCCGGATTTTTCATCACGGTTTGAGCACGTAGATCTTCAGGTCCGGCGTATGCTTATTGACGGGGGCAGTTATATTTGTGCCGGGGGAGCCATGGCCTGGCAGGATCTGGCCTTGCACATTGTTGCTCGTTTTATGGGCCGGGATGCTGCTGCTGACTGCGCTAAAATGCTGGTCATGGATTCCACCCGAGATGTGCAGACCCCGTATTTCATGTTTGAAAACAAGGTCTGCAACAAAGGCTTTGCGGATATGGAAATAAACCGGGTGCAGGAGTGGATGCAGGACAATTACAGTTCAGAGATCAGCAGCGGGGTACTTGCTGAAAAAGCACAGCTTGGCGAACGTACTTTACTGCGCCGTTTCAAACGGGCCACAGGCATGACTCCCAATAATTATTTGCAGCAATTGCGCATTGAGGCGGCTCGCCATCTATTGGAGGTAAGTTCCACATCCGTGGACGAGATCACTGTGCTTGTGGGCTATGATAACCCGTCGTCATTCCGTAGATTGTTCAAAAAGATGACCGGGCTAAGTCCTCGCGAATATCGCAGTCGTTTCAGTAGAATGAAATAA
- a CDS encoding cysteine hydrolase family protein produces the protein MNKKALIIIDIQNDYFPGGKFTLDHSEQAGAKAALVLDYFRKNKLPVIHIQHISVKEGAFFFLPETEGVDIHECVKPLENEIVVRKNFPNSFRETNLEAELERLDVNELIICGMMSNMCVDATTRAAADKGYKCTVVHDACCAANLEFDGIKAGSTEVHAGFMASLGMFYAQMVSAGELVG, from the coding sequence ATGAATAAGAAAGCACTGATCATCATCGACATTCAGAACGACTATTTCCCCGGCGGGAAATTCACTCTCGACCACAGCGAACAAGCCGGAGCTAAAGCTGCTTTAGTTCTTGATTATTTCAGGAAAAACAAACTTCCGGTAATCCACATCCAGCATATATCCGTGAAGGAAGGAGCTTTCTTTTTCCTGCCGGAAACCGAAGGAGTTGATATTCATGAATGCGTGAAGCCGCTTGAAAACGAAATCGTAGTCCGCAAGAATTTCCCCAACAGCTTCCGGGAAACCAACCTTGAGGCTGAGCTGGAAAGACTAGATGTAAACGAACTGATCATTTGCGGAATGATGAGCAACATGTGTGTGGACGCCACCACCCGTGCAGCCGCAGACAAAGGCTACAAATGCACGGTGGTCCATGATGCATGCTGTGCAGCCAACCTTGAATTTGACGGTATAAAAGCCGGATCAACGGAAGTTCATGCCGGATTCATGGCCTCGTTGGGGATGTTCTATGCCCAGATGGTCAGCGCGGGGGAACTGGTCGGCTAA
- a CDS encoding multidrug resistance efflux transporter family protein, whose product MQIILTGILAALFFSTTFVLNRAMSLDGGHWVWSASLRYFWMLGFLFTGLGLFRKKMLVRSIQIYFRHFTFWTIAGGVGFGVFYALITFSASYTPGWVVAATWQTTILATPLVLLGFGKKIPLRAMLLTLIIFAGVLLVNIESMEDSSLNAVLLGAIPVFIAAFAYPFGNQLVWEARNGGSRIIPALEDPVMDDPFCRVLLLTLGSMPLWAGVILFTRPALPQTGQIINTALVALFSGVAATSLFLYARHKARNAAELAAADCTQSMEVIFSLAGEVILLHGALPGMLGWIGIGLTMLGLVLYIRVQNVR is encoded by the coding sequence ATGCAGATAATTTTGACTGGTATTCTGGCAGCTTTATTTTTCAGCACTACTTTTGTGCTTAACAGGGCCATGAGTCTTGATGGCGGACATTGGGTCTGGTCTGCCAGCCTGCGTTATTTCTGGATGCTGGGCTTCCTTTTTACCGGGCTGGGATTATTTCGCAAAAAAATGTTGGTTCGCTCAATTCAGATTTATTTCAGGCATTTTACGTTTTGGACTATTGCAGGTGGGGTGGGATTTGGTGTTTTTTACGCTTTGATCACTTTCAGTGCCTCGTACACACCCGGATGGGTGGTGGCAGCAACATGGCAGACAACTATTCTTGCTACCCCGCTGGTTTTACTGGGGTTCGGCAAGAAAATACCTTTGCGGGCCATGCTGCTGACCCTGATAATTTTTGCCGGTGTTCTGCTGGTCAATATAGAAAGTATGGAGGATAGTTCCCTGAATGCGGTTCTCTTGGGGGCTATCCCGGTTTTTATAGCCGCATTTGCTTATCCTTTCGGAAACCAACTGGTCTGGGAAGCCCGTAACGGCGGCAGTAGAATTATTCCCGCCCTTGAAGACCCGGTCATGGATGATCCCTTTTGTCGTGTCCTGTTGCTTACTCTCGGTTCGATGCCTCTGTGGGCCGGGGTAATATTGTTTACCCGGCCAGCTCTTCCGCAGACCGGGCAAATTATCAATACCGCTCTTGTTGCCTTGTTCTCAGGTGTAGCTGCAACCAGTCTGTTTCTTTATGCCCGGCACAAGGCCCGGAACGCAGCAGAACTGGCCGCAGCAGACTGTACCCAGTCCATGGAAGTTATTTTTTCGCTGGCCGGGGAGGTAATTCTCCTGCATGGGGCTCTGCCCGGAATGCTGGGCTGGATCGGAATCGGCCTGACCATGCTGGGATTAGTGCTTTACATCCGGGTTCAGAACGTGCGTTAG
- a CDS encoding glycosyltransferase family A protein: protein MILLSIIIPNYNYGRFADRLFGSIAAQTVSLAEVEIIFVDDGSSDDSREQAGKWAGRIDCSNFLILTPPRSGRPGPVRNHGLAQASGRYLLCFDPDDELQPDFLEKSINLLETTPKISVVFSDYREVSPEKTFVRILPDFNPLHLRTQNTVASAAVYRRELWDGGVRYRENTAYEDWDYWVQCLMAGGKFRRLPHPLYVHHSHELNFSYQAEKEDGVAKAMIVLNNPGFFHDSVVRWASDHLYRRAHAPSFRRGYIPTAEELSMLTTYRP from the coding sequence ATGATCCTGCTTTCCATCATCATACCCAATTATAATTACGGGCGTTTCGCTGACCGGTTGTTCGGTTCTATTGCTGCTCAGACCGTCTCCCTTGCGGAGGTGGAAATTATTTTTGTGGATGACGGCAGCAGTGACGATTCCCGAGAGCAGGCCGGTAAGTGGGCAGGAAGAATTGATTGCAGTAATTTTTTAATATTGACACCGCCAAGGTCCGGCAGGCCCGGTCCTGTTCGCAATCACGGTTTGGCTCAAGCCTCGGGCAGATATCTGCTGTGCTTTGATCCCGATGATGAATTGCAGCCGGATTTTCTGGAAAAAAGCATCAACCTTCTTGAGACAACCCCGAAGATCTCGGTTGTCTTTTCCGATTATCGCGAGGTCAGTCCTGAAAAAACATTTGTACGTATTCTTCCTGATTTCAATCCACTTCATTTGCGGACCCAGAATACGGTTGCTTCTGCCGCTGTTTATCGGCGGGAGTTATGGGACGGGGGAGTTCGCTACCGGGAGAACACTGCTTATGAGGATTGGGATTACTGGGTGCAGTGCCTGATGGCCGGGGGGAAATTCAGACGTCTTCCACACCCACTGTATGTCCACCATAGTCATGAATTAAATTTTTCTTATCAGGCTGAAAAAGAAGACGGTGTGGCCAAGGCCATGATCGTCTTGAACAATCCCGGTTTTTTTCATGATTCAGTTGTCCGCTGGGCCTCTGACCACCTGTACAGACGTGCCCACGCTCCATCATTCCGGCGCGGCTATATTCCCACCGCCGAGGAACTCAGTATGTTAACGACTTATCGACCATGA
- the msrB gene encoding peptide-methionine (R)-S-oxide reductase MsrB, with the protein MMQKVVDNYETATLAGGCFWCVESDLEKVDGVEEVISGYSGGHLENPTYEQVSSGSSGHLEAVQVRFDNRKVSYKDILRVFMRHHDPTDPGGSFNDRGEQYTSAIFYRDEEQKKIAAELLQEIDGSNVFEKPLTTKLIPFDKFYPAEEYHQNYYKKNPVRYNWYRFMSGRDAFAEDHWGGKDESESSSLGEESYTRPDDVKLRETLPPLQFKVVREGGTEPAFSNEFWDNHRDGIYVDIVSGEPLFSSRDKFDSGTGWPSFTRPIEGQSVVEKEDRSFFMTRVEVRSRKADSHLGHVFDDGPQPTGLRYCINSASLRFIPLDELESEGYGEYLKLFE; encoded by the coding sequence ATGATGCAGAAGGTTGTTGATAATTATGAAACAGCGACCTTGGCAGGCGGATGTTTCTGGTGCGTAGAGTCTGACCTTGAAAAAGTGGACGGGGTTGAGGAAGTCATTTCCGGTTATTCCGGTGGACATCTGGAAAATCCTACGTATGAACAGGTCAGTTCTGGCAGTTCCGGGCATCTGGAAGCCGTTCAGGTTCGCTTCGATAATCGTAAAGTAAGCTACAAGGACATCCTGCGTGTATTTATGCGGCATCATGACCCGACAGATCCAGGAGGTTCCTTTAATGACCGCGGAGAGCAATACACTTCAGCAATTTTTTACCGTGATGAAGAGCAAAAGAAGATTGCTGCCGAACTGCTGCAGGAGATTGACGGTTCAAATGTATTTGAAAAGCCGCTGACAACGAAACTGATTCCGTTTGATAAGTTCTATCCGGCCGAGGAGTATCACCAGAACTACTACAAAAAGAATCCTGTACGTTATAATTGGTACCGGTTCATGTCCGGCAGGGATGCATTTGCGGAAGATCATTGGGGAGGAAAAGATGAAAGTGAATCCTCAAGTCTTGGTGAGGAAAGCTATACGAGGCCGGATGATGTGAAGTTACGTGAAACACTGCCCCCCCTGCAATTCAAGGTCGTCCGTGAGGGCGGAACAGAACCCGCTTTTTCAAACGAGTTCTGGGATAACCACAGAGATGGGATTTACGTGGATATTGTTTCCGGTGAGCCTCTATTCAGTTCCCGGGACAAGTTTGATTCCGGTACAGGGTGGCCCAGTTTTACCCGGCCCATCGAAGGACAGAGTGTTGTGGAAAAGGAAGACCGCTCATTTTTTATGACTCGCGTTGAGGTCCGCTCCCGAAAGGCCGACTCACATCTGGGGCATGTTTTTGATGACGGTCCCCAACCTACGGGGCTTAGGTACTGCATTAATTCCGCATCGCTGAGGTTCATTCCGCTGGATGAGCTGGAAAGCGAAGGTTACGGGGAATATCTGAAGTTATTCGAATAG